From a region of the Cherax quadricarinatus isolate ZL_2023a chromosome 75, ASM3850222v1, whole genome shotgun sequence genome:
- the LOC128691952 gene encoding gastrula zinc finger protein XlCGF57.1-like, translating into MKYHCLKNMEKHKERTPYQCSECLKCFSQKGHLVTHMRVHTGDKPYQCSECLKCFSQKCNLVTHMRVHTGDKPYHCSECLKCFTDKSNLVTHMRVHTGDKPYQCSECLKCFSVKRSLVTHVKIHIGDKPYQCSECLKYFTDKSNFVTHMRVHTGDKPYQCSECLKCFSVKRNLETHVKIHTGDKPYQCSECLKCFSVKRSLVTHVKIHTGDKPYQCSECLKCFSVKHSLVTHMKVHSGDKPYQCSECLKCFSQKSNLVTHMKVHTGDKPYQCSECLKCFSQKGNLVTHMKVHAGDKPYQCSQCLKCFSQKGNLVKHMKVHAGDKPYQCSQCLKCFSQKGNLVTHMKVHAGDKIC; encoded by the coding sequence atgaaaTACCATTGtttaaaaaatatggaaaaacatAAAGAACGTacaccatatcaatgttcagagtgtctgaaatgttttagtcaaaaaggccatcttgtgacacatatgagagtacatacaggagataaaccatatcaatgttcagagtgtttgaaatgttttagtcaaaaatgcaatcttgtgacacatatgagagtacatacaggagataaaccatatcattgttcagagtgtctgaaatgttttactgaTAAAAGcaatcttgtgacacatatgagagtacatacaggagataaaccatatcaatgttcagagtgtctgaaatgttttagtgtgaAACGCAGTCTTGTGACACATGTGAAAATACATataggagataaaccatatcagtgttcagagtgtctgaaatattTTACTGATAAAAGCAATTTTGttacacatatgagagtacatacaggagataaaccatatcaatgttcagagtgtctgaaatgttttagtgtgaAACGCAATCTTGAGACACATGTGaaaatacatacaggagataaaccatatcaatgttcagagtgtctgaaatgttttagtgtgaaacgcagtcttgtgacacatgtgaaaatacatacaggagacaaaccatatcaatgttcagagtgtctgaaatgttttagtgtgaaacacagtcttgtgacacatatgaaaGTGCAttcaggagataaaccatatcaatgttcagagtgtttgaaatgttttagtcaaaaaagcaatcttgtgacacatatgaaagtacatacaggagataagccATATCAATGTTCGGAGTGTTTGAAATGTTTTAGTCAAAAAGGcaatcttgtgacacatatgaaaGTACAtgcaggagataaaccatatcaatgttcacaGTGTTTGAAATGTTTTAGTCAAAAAGGCAATCTTGTGAAACATATGAAAGTACAtgcaggagataaaccatatcaatgttcacagtgtttgaaatgttttagtcaaaaaggcaatcttgtgacacatatgaaaGTACATGCAGGAGATAAAATATGTTAG